The Amycolatopsis sp. DG1A-15b genome window below encodes:
- a CDS encoding long-chain-fatty-acid--CoA ligase translates to MSVPTVTELLLARAGDERPGLRFEDETWSWAEHVHASARWAAGLREALRRDEPPHVGILADNVPAFSVLLGACAFAGAVLVGLNPTRRGEALARDIRLADCQFVLTERKYRPLLAGLNLGGIGVRDLESWTPSNDAADPVPASADDLLMLIFTSGTSGDPKAVRCTHGKIAFPGAMLAQRFGLSTSDTVYVTMPMFHSNAIMAGWAVGLAAGAGIALRRRFSASGFLPDVRKFGATYANYVGKPLSYVVATPPRPDDADNPLRLVYGNEGASADLTAFEKRFGCKVVDAFGSTEGGVGFARTDDTPPGSLGRPAGDVAILHPDTGRRCPPAEFDADGHLLNAAEAVGELVNTAGAGWFAGYYRDAQADAARLRDGRFHTGDLAYADAAGFCYFAGRLGDWLRVDGENLGTAPIERILLRHPAITDAAVYAVPDPVTGDQVMAAIVTDGTRLDPAGFGRFLAAQADLGPKQVPRYVRTVRELPRTSTFKVVKRQLSAEGLHCADVIWERTGKEADFSPVKFAPGLFDVS, encoded by the coding sequence ATGAGCGTCCCGACGGTGACCGAGCTGCTGCTGGCCCGCGCCGGCGACGAGCGTCCGGGGCTGCGGTTCGAGGACGAAACGTGGTCGTGGGCCGAGCACGTCCACGCCTCCGCGCGCTGGGCGGCCGGCCTCCGCGAAGCGCTGCGCCGGGACGAACCGCCCCACGTCGGCATCCTGGCCGACAACGTGCCGGCGTTCTCCGTCCTGCTGGGCGCCTGCGCGTTCGCCGGAGCGGTCCTGGTCGGGCTCAACCCGACCCGGCGCGGGGAAGCCCTCGCGCGGGACATCCGGCTCGCCGACTGCCAGTTCGTGCTCACCGAGCGGAAGTACCGGCCCCTGCTGGCCGGGCTGAACCTCGGCGGGATCGGCGTGCGCGACCTGGAATCCTGGACGCCGTCGAACGACGCGGCCGATCCCGTCCCCGCCTCCGCCGACGACCTGCTGATGCTGATCTTCACGTCCGGCACCAGCGGCGACCCGAAGGCGGTGCGCTGCACCCACGGCAAGATCGCGTTCCCCGGCGCGATGCTCGCCCAGCGCTTCGGGCTGTCCACATCGGACACCGTGTACGTCACCATGCCGATGTTCCACTCCAACGCCATCATGGCCGGCTGGGCCGTCGGGCTCGCGGCCGGCGCGGGGATCGCCCTGCGCCGCCGGTTCTCCGCCTCCGGCTTCCTGCCCGACGTGCGGAAGTTCGGCGCGACCTACGCGAACTACGTCGGCAAGCCACTGTCCTATGTGGTCGCGACGCCGCCGCGGCCGGACGACGCGGACAACCCCCTGCGCCTGGTCTACGGGAACGAAGGAGCGAGCGCCGACCTGACCGCGTTCGAGAAGCGCTTCGGCTGCAAGGTCGTCGACGCGTTCGGCTCCACCGAAGGCGGCGTGGGCTTCGCCCGCACCGACGACACCCCACCCGGCTCCCTCGGCCGGCCGGCCGGCGACGTGGCCATCCTGCACCCGGACACCGGCCGCCGCTGTCCCCCGGCCGAGTTCGACGCCGACGGCCACCTGCTCAACGCGGCGGAGGCCGTCGGCGAACTGGTCAACACCGCGGGCGCCGGCTGGTTCGCCGGGTACTACCGCGACGCGCAAGCCGACGCCGCACGCCTGCGCGACGGCCGCTTCCACACCGGCGACCTCGCCTACGCCGATGCCGCCGGCTTCTGCTACTTCGCCGGCCGGCTCGGCGACTGGCTCCGCGTCGACGGGGAAAACCTCGGCACGGCGCCGATCGAGCGCATCCTGCTGCGGCATCCCGCGATCACCGACGCCGCCGTCTACGCGGTGCCCGACCCGGTGACCGGCGACCAGGTGATGGCCGCCATCGTCACCGACGGCACCCGGCTGGATCCGGCCGGCTTCGGCCGCTTCCTCGCCGCCCAGGCCGACCTCGGCCCCAAACAGGTGCCCCGCTACGTGCGCACCGTCCGGGAACTCCCGCGGACCTCGACGTTCAAGGTCGTGAAGCGGCAGCTGTCCGCCGAGGGTCTGCACTGCGCCGACGTGATCTGGGAACGGACGGGCAAGGAAGCGGACTTCAGCCCGGTGAAATTCGCGCCCGGCCTATTCGACGTGTCCTGA
- a CDS encoding maleylpyruvate isomerase family mycothiol-dependent enzyme, producing the protein MTSLVDRTITALRSEHDTLADLARGLTDDQLAAPSGAAEWTVAQALSHLGSGAEIGRAPLARAAGETVAAEDNQTIWARWDGSAPRAQAEGFLEHNGRWLETVEALTPEQRSSLTVDLGFLPEPVPLVTALGMRLSEVANHSWDVRVAFDSGAGVDAGSAAVLVDLMTGPLGFMLSFLAKPAELANPVSVAVPGAGLVIDDAVTVVDHLESPSATFTGPAEAFIRLLSGRLKAPYDKDVTVEGAVTLDELRRVFPGF; encoded by the coding sequence ATGACCTCACTCGTGGACCGCACGATCACCGCCCTCCGTTCCGAGCACGACACGCTCGCCGACCTCGCCCGCGGCCTCACCGACGACCAGCTGGCCGCGCCCAGCGGCGCCGCGGAGTGGACCGTCGCCCAGGCCCTTTCCCACCTCGGCAGCGGCGCCGAGATCGGCCGCGCACCCCTCGCGCGGGCCGCCGGCGAGACCGTGGCCGCCGAGGACAACCAGACGATCTGGGCCCGCTGGGACGGGTCCGCGCCGCGGGCGCAGGCCGAAGGCTTCCTGGAGCACAACGGCCGCTGGCTCGAAACCGTCGAGGCGCTCACGCCCGAGCAGCGTTCGTCGCTGACCGTCGACCTCGGCTTCCTGCCGGAGCCGGTGCCGCTGGTGACCGCGCTGGGCATGCGGCTGAGCGAGGTGGCCAACCACTCGTGGGACGTGCGCGTCGCCTTCGACTCCGGTGCCGGGGTCGACGCCGGCTCGGCCGCGGTGCTGGTCGACCTCATGACCGGGCCCCTCGGGTTCATGCTGAGCTTCCTCGCGAAGCCGGCCGAGCTCGCGAACCCGGTGTCCGTCGCGGTTCCCGGCGCCGGGCTGGTGATCGACGACGCGGTCACCGTGGTGGACCACCTCGAGTCGCCGTCCGCGACGTTCACCGGGCCGGCGGAGGCGTTCATCCGGCTGCTCAGCGGCCGGCTCAAGGCGCCGTACGACAAGGACGTCACCGTCGAAGGCGCCGTCACGCTCGACGAGCTGCGCCGGGTGTTCCCCGGCTTCTGA
- a CDS encoding alpha/beta hydrolase has protein sequence MVEAVGDRTDLVVVGHSFGGFTAPLVADRLAAGLLVLVAGMIPAPGESPGDWGENTGCGEAVQAQAARDGGRTGHADPHVSFYHDVPRALADEALSRERAHPSPTAMREPWPLEAWPAVPTRFVLCREDRCFPPDFFRRLAAERLGIVPDEITAGHCVALSRPAALADLLESYR, from the coding sequence GTGGTCGAAGCCGTCGGCGACCGGACGGACCTGGTCGTCGTCGGCCACTCCTTCGGCGGGTTCACCGCACCGCTGGTCGCCGACCGGCTCGCGGCCGGCCTGCTGGTCCTGGTGGCCGGGATGATCCCCGCGCCCGGCGAGTCGCCCGGGGACTGGGGCGAGAACACCGGATGCGGCGAGGCGGTGCAGGCCCAGGCGGCGCGCGACGGTGGCCGCACCGGCCACGCCGACCCGCACGTAAGCTTCTACCACGACGTCCCGCGGGCCCTCGCGGACGAAGCGCTGAGCAGGGAGCGGGCCCACCCCTCCCCCACCGCGATGCGGGAGCCGTGGCCCCTGGAAGCGTGGCCGGCGGTGCCCACCCGCTTCGTGCTGTGCCGCGAGGACCGCTGCTTCCCGCCGGATTTCTTCCGCCGGCTGGCGGCCGAGCGGCTCGGCATCGTCCCGGACGAGATCACCGCCGGTCACTGCGTCGCGCTCAGCCGTCCCGCCGCACTGGCCGACCTCCTCGAGAGCTACCGGTGA
- a CDS encoding MFS transporter, with product MVAAVGLGDIGSQLLGGWLGDRIGRRNTMLAGFVGAAAALTALGSADSLPGIWTAAVGVGLTIELFRPAGSAAVADLPAHQRVRAFGLLYWAANLGFSVATIAAGILARYGYGLLFWINVAASLAAALIVWRQVPETRPAGSVRTRRALLPVVLRDRLMLAMLALHTGYFTLFLQTFTTLPLLMAAGGPGPAAYGGVLALNGIAVVALQPLAVRLLAGRDGTTVSATSMLLVGLGAGLGSVSDGTAAFAGSVLIWTLGQIGIAVRFGDTFAALAPAELRGGYLGLASTTWSVGAVLGPLAGTALLQLLGATVLGAACAIGGIALFTAQRALGPALRRRNP from the coding sequence GTGGTCGCGGCGGTCGGGCTGGGCGACATCGGCTCCCAGCTGCTCGGTGGCTGGCTCGGCGACCGGATCGGCCGGCGCAACACCATGCTGGCCGGCTTCGTCGGTGCCGCCGCGGCGCTCACCGCACTCGGCTCGGCGGACTCGCTGCCCGGGATCTGGACGGCCGCCGTCGGTGTCGGGCTGACGATCGAGCTGTTCCGCCCGGCCGGGTCGGCCGCGGTGGCCGATCTACCGGCGCACCAGCGGGTCCGCGCGTTCGGGCTGCTCTACTGGGCGGCCAACCTCGGCTTCTCGGTCGCCACGATCGCCGCGGGGATCCTCGCCCGGTACGGGTACGGGCTCCTGTTCTGGATCAACGTGGCCGCGTCGCTGGCGGCGGCACTGATCGTCTGGCGCCAGGTGCCGGAAACCCGGCCGGCGGGATCGGTGCGGACGCGGCGGGCGCTGCTGCCGGTCGTGCTGCGCGACCGGCTGATGCTCGCGATGCTGGCGCTGCACACCGGTTACTTCACGCTGTTCCTGCAGACGTTCACGACGTTGCCGCTGCTGATGGCGGCCGGCGGTCCCGGCCCGGCGGCCTACGGCGGAGTCCTGGCCCTGAACGGGATCGCCGTCGTGGCTCTCCAGCCGTTGGCGGTCCGGCTGCTCGCCGGCCGCGACGGCACCACGGTGTCGGCCACCTCGATGCTCCTGGTCGGGCTGGGCGCCGGGCTCGGCTCCGTGAGTGACGGCACCGCCGCCTTCGCCGGCTCGGTCCTGATCTGGACGCTCGGGCAGATCGGGATCGCCGTCCGGTTCGGCGACACCTTCGCCGCTCTCGCCCCGGCCGAGCTGCGCGGCGGGTACCTGGGCCTGGCTTCGACGACCTGGAGCGTCGGCGCGGTGCTCGGCCCGCTGGCCGGAACCGCGCTGCTCCAGCTGCTCGGCGCGACCGTCCTCGGCGCGGCCTGCGCCATCGGCGGGATCGCGCTGTTCACCGCCCAGCGGGCGCTCGGGCCCGCCCTGCGCCGCCGAAACCCCTGA
- a CDS encoding LysR family transcriptional regulator produces the protein MADFELRHLRTMAAIAEEGTFGQAAARLGYTQSSVSQQIAALEKAVGGPVFDRPGGPRPVRITRLGEVVLAHGRELLAKAATLTDAVGRFRAGHGRIDIGTFQSVSNLILPAVIRRLLDEHPGCDIRLSDVPPEDPRIGELDLLFHDGPVGGDVEHVKLFDEPYLLVTRAGAVHGGGPVPVKRLDEVPMVAWPPTHHQRWLERTLARAGAQPRFVFRTTGHETILSMVRAGIGWAVLPWLALHGQDAWADDQLAVHPLKPSPTRELSLHWPAGRTESPLAVRAREIAVDVARDLAERM, from the coding sequence ATGGCCGACTTCGAGCTGCGTCACCTGCGGACCATGGCCGCCATTGCCGAGGAAGGCACGTTCGGGCAGGCGGCGGCCCGGCTCGGCTACACCCAGTCCTCGGTGAGCCAGCAGATCGCCGCGCTGGAGAAGGCCGTCGGCGGCCCGGTCTTCGACCGGCCCGGCGGGCCGAGGCCGGTCCGGATCACCCGGCTCGGCGAGGTGGTCCTGGCCCACGGCCGCGAGCTGCTGGCGAAGGCGGCCACGCTGACCGACGCCGTCGGCCGGTTCCGGGCGGGCCACGGCCGCATCGACATCGGCACCTTCCAGAGCGTGTCGAACCTGATCCTGCCCGCCGTCATCCGCCGGCTGCTGGACGAGCACCCCGGCTGCGACATCAGGCTGTCCGACGTGCCGCCGGAGGACCCGCGGATCGGGGAGCTCGACCTGCTGTTCCACGACGGCCCGGTCGGTGGCGACGTCGAGCACGTCAAGCTGTTCGACGAGCCGTACCTGCTGGTGACGCGCGCCGGCGCGGTGCACGGTGGCGGCCCGGTGCCGGTGAAGCGGCTCGACGAGGTCCCGATGGTCGCCTGGCCGCCCACCCACCACCAGCGGTGGCTGGAGCGGACGCTCGCCCGCGCCGGCGCACAGCCCCGGTTCGTGTTCCGCACGACGGGCCACGAAACCATCCTGTCGATGGTGCGGGCGGGCATCGGCTGGGCGGTGCTGCCGTGGCTCGCCCTGCACGGCCAGGACGCCTGGGCCGACGATCAGCTCGCCGTCCACCCGCTGAAGCCGTCGCCCACCCGCGAGCTGTCCCTGCACTGGCCGGCCGGGCGGACCGAATCTCCGCTGGCGGTCCGGGCGCGGGAGATCGCCGTCGACGTCGCCCGCGACCTCGCCGAGCGGATGTGA
- a CDS encoding TetR family transcriptional regulator: MTFQRARSAEQREERRRTILDTALKMLDEMPVAEVSLNELSRRVGLAKSNVLRYFESREAVLLELLDRALRDWLAEVSGEVGAGVVPDRPAPERAEAFAAVVSRSLARRTVLCDLIGAQAGVLEHNVSTDVVVRFKRSALGGLDAMAELLRRTVPEVGGEAAPVCLLAMILAGGLWTHCRPSPSTRAAYEADPALAALRLDLAPALAHGLALLITGAMARNG; this comes from the coding sequence ATGACGTTCCAGCGGGCGCGCAGCGCGGAGCAGCGGGAGGAGCGGCGCCGCACCATCCTCGACACGGCGCTGAAGATGCTCGACGAGATGCCGGTGGCCGAGGTGAGCCTCAACGAGCTCAGCCGCCGGGTCGGCCTGGCCAAGTCGAACGTCCTGCGCTACTTCGAATCCCGGGAGGCCGTGCTCCTGGAACTGCTCGACCGCGCCCTGCGGGACTGGCTGGCCGAGGTGTCCGGCGAGGTGGGCGCGGGCGTCGTCCCGGACCGTCCGGCGCCGGAGCGGGCCGAGGCGTTCGCGGCGGTGGTCTCCCGCTCGCTGGCCCGCCGCACGGTGCTCTGCGACCTCATCGGCGCGCAGGCGGGCGTCCTGGAGCACAACGTGTCCACTGACGTCGTGGTGCGGTTCAAGCGGTCCGCTCTCGGCGGGCTGGACGCGATGGCCGAGCTGCTCCGCCGCACGGTGCCCGAAGTCGGCGGCGAAGCGGCACCGGTGTGCCTGCTGGCCATGATCCTGGCCGGCGGCCTGTGGACCCACTGCCGCCCGTCACCCAGCACCCGCGCGGCGTACGAAGCGGACCCGGCACTGGCGGCGCTCCGGCTGGACCTGGCGCCGGCCTTGGCGCACGGGCTGGCCCTGCTGATCACGGGTGCCATGGCCCGCAACGGCTGA
- a CDS encoding SDR family NAD(P)-dependent oxidoreductase, which translates to MSDNWTEREVPSQRGRVAVITGANTGLGFDTAKVLAERGATVVLAVRDVEKGKQAAARFGADADVTVQKLDLSSLESVRAAAADLHATLPKIDLLINNAGVMYPPRQTTRDGFELQFGTNHLGHFALTGLLLDLLLPVEGSRVVTVASIAHRIRAEIHFDDLQWENSYDRVAAYGQAKLANLMFAYELQRRLAPHGTTASIAAHPGVARTELMRNSPAVARVLFPVVAPLFTQSSERGALPILRAATDPAALGGQYYGPAGPGGYRGRPRVVASSPQSYDPSIQRRLWAVSEELTAVKFPVG; encoded by the coding sequence ATGAGCGACAACTGGACCGAGCGCGAGGTCCCCAGCCAGCGCGGCCGCGTGGCCGTGATCACCGGCGCCAACACCGGCCTCGGGTTCGACACGGCGAAGGTGCTGGCCGAGCGCGGGGCGACGGTGGTGCTCGCCGTCCGCGACGTCGAGAAGGGCAAGCAGGCGGCCGCGCGGTTCGGCGCGGACGCCGACGTCACGGTGCAGAAGCTGGATCTGTCGTCGCTGGAGTCGGTCCGGGCCGCGGCGGCCGACCTGCACGCCACGCTGCCGAAGATCGACCTGCTGATCAACAACGCCGGCGTCATGTACCCGCCGCGGCAGACCACCCGGGACGGCTTCGAGCTGCAGTTCGGCACCAACCACCTCGGGCACTTCGCCCTGACCGGCCTGCTGCTGGACCTGCTGCTGCCGGTCGAGGGCTCGCGGGTGGTGACGGTCGCCAGCATCGCCCACCGCATCCGCGCGGAGATCCACTTCGACGACCTGCAGTGGGAGAACTCCTACGACCGCGTCGCGGCCTACGGACAGGCCAAGCTGGCCAACCTGATGTTCGCCTACGAGCTGCAGCGCCGCCTCGCCCCGCACGGCACGACGGCGTCGATCGCCGCGCACCCCGGCGTGGCCCGGACGGAGCTGATGCGCAACTCCCCGGCGGTGGCCCGCGTGCTCTTCCCCGTGGTGGCCCCGCTGTTCACCCAGAGCTCGGAGCGCGGCGCCCTCCCGATCCTGCGCGCGGCCACCGACCCCGCCGCTCTCGGCGGCCAGTACTACGGCCCGGCCGGCCCGGGCGGTTACCGCGGGCGCCCGCGGGTGGTCGCCTCCAGCCCGCAGTCCTACGACCCGTCGATCCAGCGGCGGCTGTGGGCGGTTTCGGAGGAGCTGACCGCGGTCAAGTTCCCCGTCGGTTGA
- a CDS encoding mandelate racemase/muconate lactonizing enzyme family protein, with amino-acid sequence MRITGFRALTTVQEWGRPIGDANGVHADGVLRMPIVVVETDEGVTGVGLGSHVQAETVFAALEGEDPRGVTALYDRMLRRTFKAGHAGAVFGTIGAFDTALWDIKAQLAGEPLWRLLGGRDRRVPAYASGLDIALDDEELAELYRTYAAHGLRAAKLKGGLDIDRDRRRLGLVRDVLAEAGATRPGLMLDVNENWTRKQAVRHVGELERALDLTWIEEPVRRWDVDGHAAVGRGIRASVATGENLTGLEQHRPLIAAGAVDIVQTAAGWGVTHFLRVAALAHAHDLPVSPIGTTPVGLVHAATAVPNHLVTELQDLRPPVGVSLGHEIGDGAFILGDGPGLGIRLDEAAITAAGHRLPDPASTGSHIRPDRAGFHLLPASGNGDRASVEA; translated from the coding sequence ATGCGCATCACTGGTTTCCGGGCCCTCACGACCGTCCAGGAGTGGGGCCGCCCGATCGGCGACGCCAACGGCGTGCACGCCGACGGTGTCCTCCGGATGCCGATCGTCGTCGTCGAGACCGACGAAGGTGTCACCGGCGTCGGGCTCGGTTCGCACGTGCAGGCGGAGACCGTCTTCGCCGCGCTCGAGGGCGAAGACCCGCGTGGCGTGACCGCTCTCTACGACCGGATGCTGCGGCGGACGTTCAAGGCCGGGCACGCCGGCGCGGTGTTCGGCACCATCGGCGCCTTCGACACGGCGTTGTGGGACATCAAGGCGCAGCTGGCCGGCGAACCGCTCTGGCGGCTGCTCGGTGGCCGGGACCGCCGCGTGCCCGCCTACGCCTCGGGTCTCGACATCGCCCTCGACGACGAAGAGCTGGCCGAGCTGTACCGGACCTACGCCGCCCACGGGCTGCGCGCGGCGAAGCTCAAGGGCGGCCTGGACATCGACCGCGACCGGCGCCGCCTCGGCCTCGTCCGCGACGTCCTCGCCGAGGCCGGCGCCACCCGCCCGGGCCTGATGCTGGACGTCAACGAGAACTGGACGCGCAAGCAGGCCGTCCGGCACGTCGGCGAGCTCGAACGGGCCCTCGACCTGACCTGGATCGAGGAACCCGTGCGGCGCTGGGACGTGGACGGCCACGCGGCCGTCGGCCGCGGCATCCGCGCCTCGGTCGCGACCGGGGAGAACCTCACCGGGCTGGAGCAGCACCGGCCGCTGATCGCGGCCGGCGCGGTCGACATCGTCCAGACGGCCGCGGGCTGGGGCGTCACCCACTTCCTGCGGGTCGCCGCCCTCGCCCACGCCCACGACCTGCCGGTGAGCCCGATCGGCACGACCCCGGTCGGGCTGGTACACGCCGCGACCGCGGTACCCAACCACCTGGTCACCGAGCTGCAGGACCTCCGGCCCCCGGTCGGCGTTTCCCTCGGCCACGAAATCGGCGACGGCGCGTTCATCCTCGGCGACGGGCCGGGCCTGGGCATCCGCCTCGACGAAGCGGCCATCACGGCCGCCGGCCACCGGCTCCCGGACCCGGCGTCCACCGGTTCGCACATCCGCCCGGACCGCGCCGGCTTCCACCTGCTCCCGGCGTCCGGCAACGGTGACCGCGCGTCAGTGGAGGCCTGA
- a CDS encoding carbohydrate ABC transporter permease gives MRGSRLTKWLAAIPMAALALATIYPLLFTANVAMKDRREYTLDRFAPAGALRWDNITRVWTSVGMSRYFLNSVVVVVCSVAVLLLLGSMAGFALGRLRFRGSSAVYLGILAALFVPFQVIMVPLARLMASTGLIDTYPGLVLAYVAQFLPFTVFLMTSFYSAVPPEIVDAARVDGSTVYGVYWRIMLPLGAPALLSVGVLNALFCWNDVLISLLLMPSAEHRTLMVGVTALRGQYSADIPTFASGVLIAAVPVLLVYLFLQRQIADGVTAGSTKG, from the coding sequence ATGCGGGGTTCCCGGCTCACGAAGTGGCTCGCCGCCATCCCGATGGCCGCCCTCGCCCTGGCGACGATCTATCCCCTGCTGTTCACCGCGAACGTCGCCATGAAGGACCGCCGCGAGTACACCCTCGACCGGTTCGCGCCCGCCGGCGCACTCCGCTGGGACAACATCACCCGGGTGTGGACGAGCGTGGGGATGTCCCGGTACTTCCTCAACTCGGTCGTCGTCGTGGTGTGCTCGGTCGCGGTGCTGCTGCTGCTCGGGTCGATGGCGGGCTTCGCGCTCGGCCGCCTGCGCTTCCGCGGGTCGTCCGCGGTGTACCTGGGCATCCTCGCCGCGCTGTTCGTGCCGTTCCAGGTGATCATGGTCCCGCTCGCGCGGCTGATGGCGAGCACCGGGCTCATCGACACCTACCCGGGGCTGGTGCTCGCCTACGTGGCGCAGTTCCTGCCGTTCACGGTCTTCCTGATGACCAGCTTCTACTCGGCCGTGCCGCCGGAGATCGTCGACGCGGCCCGCGTCGACGGGTCGACCGTCTACGGCGTCTACTGGCGGATCATGCTCCCGCTGGGTGCCCCGGCGCTGCTGTCGGTCGGGGTGCTCAACGCGCTGTTCTGCTGGAACGACGTCCTGATCTCGCTGCTGCTGATGCCGTCGGCGGAGCACCGGACCCTCATGGTCGGGGTGACCGCGCTGCGCGGGCAGTACTCCGCCGACATCCCCACGTTCGCCTCCGGGGTGCTGATCGCCGCGGTGCCGGTGCTGCTCGTCTACCTGTTCCTGCAACGCCAAATCGCCGACGGGGTGACCGCCGGGTCCACGAAGGGATGA